The Tenrec ecaudatus isolate mTenEca1 chromosome 4, mTenEca1.hap1, whole genome shotgun sequence region TTTATTGCTGAAAACTCAATAGATTAATCACTAGCATTTTTTACTGGAACAttgcaaaaatttaaaaagcacatGAAATTTGTGATTTCATTAGAAAATTTGTATGCATATTTGTCCTATTAATTAACTTCCAATCCCACATTACATGTTCAGTGGTACACTTCAAATGCTCTTTGGGTGTTTGTATAATTTGagtattttcttatatttttaataCTGTATTTCTTATAAACAAAAGTTATTACACTCCTAGAATTTCATTGAATTACCCATGTAAACTAATTATTTTGCTGGTCTTCTGTGGAATTGCAGTTGCATTCTGAAGTCccaagattattctttaaaatacaGTTAATTCACAGATTTTCTTAGCAAATAAATTCTTGTCATATTGTTTTAATCTACTTAATATGAAGTAATGCTGAGGGCATGTGGTAGTGTACCCAACTTTGCAACTGATAGAGCACAGACTGGTCTATAAGTGCCACTGCTGGGATATTACAAAATATGTAGTTCTCTCAAATAACTGATTCAATCTTACTTTTAAATAGTTAAATGAAGTCTTAAATAAAACTGATCATCAATacactttaagacttcaggtaatACATAATAATGCAATTGTTTGAAAATACATAATTCAAAATGCACCTTATTTATGACATCTTATGTACTAAAATATTGTGATAGTCAATGTGAATGTAATTCTTTTACAATACCTCGAGAAACACAAAATTAAAGAGGGGGAAACAGTACAATCTCAAAAGGTCCCTAGATTAAAGAGAAGTTTAATAAGGTGGCATATACAAAACATTGTCACTTAATTTAGTTCATTAAGTTTTTCCTTGGTGAATTTTATGATCTTCAAAGTTTTATTAAATTTGCTAGTTGTTTCCTTTGGGATCTTATGACCCATTGGGGTGGTAGAAGGAACAGTTGTAACCAAGAGAAAATAACGCTCTACTGATATTCCCTAATGAACATTTATGTTGGCAATGAATCCCTGTGCCACACATTACTTTCTTTCAGGAATTATCAGAGACACCCACAAGGCTAGTTTCATGTAGAAATCCCAAGTGCCCATTTCTGTTACTGTTTCCGTATAAAACACTCTGCTTTCAGGCATTACTCACTAACACCAGAAACTTTATGTCTAGACTATAGATTTTTCTCCCCAAAAGATATTCAATTAAGGGATACAAAAACTCTATAATTTTTTAGTTCATGGCACTAAAGGATAttgcattattttatttattctgaaAAGCAGAAAATCAGTATTAGACATTTGAGAATCAGGAATTCATCCAATTGACTATATCTCTCCAGAAATATTCTCATTTTTATAGTAGCATCCATGATCTCCATCTCTAACCTCAGTAATCCCAACTTTGTTCTGACTGGTTTTTCCGGGCTAGGAGTTGACTACATCTGGCTCGCCATCCCTTTCTCCTCCATCTATGCCATGGTGTTCCTGGGAAACTGCATGGTGCTTCATGTGATCAGAACTGAGCCGACTTTGCACGAGCCCATGTTCTACTTTTTGGCCATGCTGGCCCTGACTGACCTGTGCATGGGCTTGTCCACAGTGCCCACCGTGCTGGGAATTCTGTTGGGACTTCTTCAAGAAATCAGCTTGGATTTCTGCATTGCACAATCCTACTTCATCCATGGTCTATCCGGCATGGAGTCTTCTGTCCTTCTTGCTATGTCCTTTGACCGCTATATTGCTATTTGCAACCCCCTGCGCTATTCTTCTATCCTAacgaaggagaaaatcatgaaaatTGGGATTGCTATTTTAGGTAGAAGTTCCTTACTCATACCTCCGGTCATAATTCGCCTGAAGTTCTTAGACTATTGCCGCCCCCATATTCTTTCTCACTCGTTCTGTCTACATCAAGACTTAATTAGAATGGCTTGCTCAGACATTCGTTTCAACAGCATCTATGCTCTGTTTCTGGTAATCAGTACCCTCTTGTTGGATTCGGTTCTCATACTTATTTCCTACATCATGATCCTGCATATGGTCTTAGCCATTGCAACCAGGGAAGAGAGGATCAAGTCCTTACAGACATGTGCATCTCACGTCTGTGCAGTTTTGGTTTTCTACATTCCGATTATTGGTCTGACTATGGTTCATCGCTTTGGGAAACACCTTTCACCTTTGATTCATGTTCTCATGGGAAATATCTATATACTTTTTCCTCCTTTGATGAACCCTATTATTTATAGTATCAAGACTCAGCAGATAAGAAGGAGAATCCAGAGATTGTTCTACTTGAAAGGTACTTAGATTCCCTGAGATAAATGTGACTAGATTTAAAAGAGTGGTTTGAGTCTAATTCAATGTGTAATTGTAATTAAGTGTAATACTTTAAACaggtattatattttatatatttcagtATAACCTCTATTTTCCTATAGTTTCATAAATCAGTTAAATTGATTGAAATATTATTGTAATCCACATTAAGAACCAGAAAATATGTACTCATTGTGCAGAGAATCCTTGAGGCAAGCTTGCTCATAATTCCAATATATGTCAGTGGACAATTCTGCATTTTATGAAAAAAACTATTTTGCTAATGGCAACTCTTGAAGTAATTAGTTaaatataaatcattattttatcatttgCACTATTGTAGgtattattcttttttattactgAGCCATAATGAAGCCAGAAACCTATGAATATTGGGTTATTTGGATTATTTGTGAAATTATAACAACAAGGACACTGCATGCTTTCCCAGTTTGAGGCTATAACTTAAAAATGGAGGTGCAGATCATTGGTAATTGCCAAAGTGATAAAATTGAAACTTTGTGA contains the following coding sequences:
- the LOC142446835 gene encoding olfactory receptor 51V1-like; protein product: MISISNLSNPNFVLTGFSGLGVDYIWLAIPFSSIYAMVFLGNCMVLHVIRTEPTLHEPMFYFLAMLALTDLCMGLSTVPTVLGILLGLLQEISLDFCIAQSYFIHGLSGMESSVLLAMSFDRYIAICNPLRYSSILTKEKIMKIGIAILGRSSLLIPPVIIRLKFLDYCRPHILSHSFCLHQDLIRMACSDIRFNSIYALFLVISTLLLDSVLILISYIMILHMVLAIATREERIKSLQTCASHVCAVLVFYIPIIGLTMVHRFGKHLSPLIHVLMGNIYILFPPLMNPIIYSIKTQQIRRRIQRLFYLKGT